A single genomic interval of Anthonomus grandis grandis chromosome 17, icAntGran1.3, whole genome shotgun sequence harbors:
- the LOC126746104 gene encoding succinate dehydrogenase assembly factor 4, mitochondrial-like, which yields MTILRYILGHSKNLNKNFFLTPGLENVCVRLFSDKKISPRMQEFKNKLREKTPIGRLDELSKHPDEEEDPLKPWPDNTNPHTGEIGGPKGPEPTRYGDWERKGRVTDF from the exons atgaCTATTCTTAGGTATATTCTTGGTCATTCCAAAAACCTAaacaaaaatttctttctaACACCAGGACTGG aaaatgtATGCGTTCGACTTTTTTCGGACAAAAAGATTAGTCCACGCAtgcaagaattcaaaaataaattaagagagAAAACTCCTATTGGCCGACTAGATGAGCTGTCCAAACATCCTGACGAGGAAGAGGATCCCTTAAAACCCTGGCCCGATAACACAAATCCGCATACGGGAGAGATTGGAGGACCTAAAGGACCAGAACCCACAAGATATGGAGATTGGGAAAGAAAAGGAAGAGTAACCGATTTCTAG